From a single Candoia aspera isolate rCanAsp1 chromosome 10, rCanAsp1.hap2, whole genome shotgun sequence genomic region:
- the LOC134503653 gene encoding galectin-4-like gives MALQQPILNPSIPFNGPIFGGLSERKMILIQGCVLFPAKRFTVNLVCMNGDIAFHFNPRFDEGNVIVCNTKEGGCWGPEERTSKMLFQPGVSFEVIINIRNHGYQVSINGNHFLDYRHRLSMHLVQTLQISGDISLSCVSFSGGLAPPPYAPPPYNATPPMNNYGGMMVCSPATPFYAALSGRFIPSCKITVAGSMPFCADKFHVNLKNTLTGNIALHINPRLKEGALVRNSFINGAWGTEERRVAFLPFSSGQAFHMEITYLKNCYQVTVNGRLRFKYFHRLPPCQVDQLEIAGDVNLSCVQY, from the exons ATGGCTTTGCAACAGCCCATTTTAAACCCG AGCATTCCCTTTAATGGACCCATTTTTGGGGGTCTCAGTgaaaggaaaatgattttaaTCCAAGGCTGTGTCTTGTTCCCTGCAAAAAG ATTCACTGTGAACTTGGTGTGTATGAATGGCGACATAGCCTTCCACTTCAACCCCCGATTTGATGAAGGCAACGTCATTGTCTGCAACACAAAAGAAGGTGGGTGCTGGGGACCCGAGGAACGAACCTCCAAAATGCTCTTCCAGCCAGGTGTCTCTTTTGAAGTGATCATCAACATCAGGAACCATGGTTACCAG GTTTCCATCAACGGCAACCACTTCCTTGATTACCGACACCGCCTTTCCATGCATCTGGTCCAGACTTTGCAGATCAGCGGGGACATCTCCTTGAGCTGTGTCAGCTTCTCAGGAGGGCTC gCTCCACCCCCTTATGCACCTCCACCTTACAATGCCACCCCACCCATGAAT AACTACGGTGGAATGATGGTGTGCAGTCCG GCCACGCCCTTCTACGCTGCTCTTTCAGGACGCTTCATTCCCTCCTGCAAGATCACAGTTGCGGGCAGCATGCCCTTCTGTGCAGACAA ATTCCACGTGAACCTGAAAAACACCCTGACGGGCAACATCGCCCTGCACATCAACCCCCGGCTAAAAGAGGGAGCGCTCGTCCGGAACTCGTTCATCAATGGTGCTTGGGGAACCGAAGAGAGACGTGTTGCCTTTCTGCCTTTCTCCTCTGGCCAGGCCTTCCAT ATGGAGATCACCTATCTGAAGAATTGCTACCAGGTGACGGTGAATGGGCGGCTGAGATTTAAATACTTCCATCGACTCCCTCCCTGTCAAGTGGACCAATTGGAAATAGCCGGAGATGTGAATCTTTCCTGCGTGCAATACTGA
- the BLOC1S3 gene encoding biogenesis of lysosome-related organelles complex 1 subunit 3, whose product MISPRYKTVIQGEASETDSEEEINSSALSRAPFCSLSGVQVAGEASETDEDDEEARNPAGSKTEAKLISPDLPPLIVYRNEDLGSPTAVEEKPALHIRHRGRYSTLLQQKLVESNARLYCDINNTIKQVYQTAIKEIGSITGQLSNSQNGIINASHNIRLVLEDLRAVADKIDIITSCSLLPDIQIEVPPGHT is encoded by the coding sequence ATGATCTCTCCAAGGTACAAAACTGTAATTCAGGGTGAAGCCTCAGAGACTGACTCAGAGGAAGAAATCAATTCTTCGGCCTTGTCCCGGGCTCCGTTCTGCAGCCTATCTGGAGTGCAAGTTGCCGGGGAAGCCTCTGAAACAGATGAGGACGACGAGGAAGCCAGAAATCCCGCTGGATCAAAAACAGAGGCTAAATTGATCAGCCCAGATTTACCTCCCCTGATTGTTTACAGGAATGAGGATTTGGGCTCTCCCACGGCGGTAGAAGAGAAACCTGCCCTTCATATCAGACACCGGGGCCGATATAGCACCCTGTTGCAGCAGAAGCTGGTGGAGAGTAATGCCCGCTTGTACTGCGACATCAACAACACCATCAAGCAGGTCTACCAGACCGCCATCAAGGAAATTGGAAGCATTACTGGACAGCTGAGCAACTCCCAAAATGGCATAATCAACGCTTCACACAACATCCGGCTCGTTCTGGAGGACCTGCGGGCCGTGGCTGATAAGATAGACATTATTACCAGCTGCAGTTTGTTGCCTGATATCCAGATAGAGGTGCCTCCAGGGCACACTTAA